A genomic stretch from Bacterioplanes sanyensis includes:
- a CDS encoding PhoX family protein, translating to MTDNERELRLAEGPNYEPEMNRSGNTPMEKVIEVRLSRRSVLQSLMGATAVNFMGVGLAGCGSDDDNNDGAATGSADAPRAGFNAIPTSRADTVTLPEGYQWAPLIPWGTPITGSYPDYRSDGTNSGEEALQQIGSNHDGMHYFPLNDSSEHGLLVVNHEYIDQQVLHANPATSLPLPQDHVLKEMASHGVSVVEVQRAAAGGSHWEVVRGAYNRRVTALTEMEMTGPARGHDKLKTVYSPDGTRTRGTINNCSHGFTPWGTYLTCEENFRGYFHNTAQSAESQPREQSRYGIADAGDAGSWYNWDKIDSHLPRGMSERFDVSPSGDGANADYRNECNNFGWIVEIDPFDPNSMPKKRTALGRFAHEGIVFAQPKVGEPVVFYSGDDARFEYIYKFVSKALYREGISGDEVMNEGTLYVAKFNDDGSGEWLALDINDATFQTKASAANVSFSNQGDVLINARTAADVVGATPMDRPEWGAVCPRTGMVYFTLTNNTRREDEQTDAPNPRANNSTGHIIRWSEGSGSSFSWDIFLLGGQNGDGKVLPNTAQEAALDDGNLLSCPDGLWFDDSGLMWIQTDMSGSMLAGSNAAGDFGNNQMLAAEPDTGVIKRFLTGPNNCEVTGVVTTPDRRTMFVNLQHPGGDSEPGAFTSHFPANDGFSRPRSTTVVITRKDGGIIGS from the coding sequence ATGACTGATAATGAGCGCGAGTTGCGACTCGCAGAAGGTCCAAATTACGAGCCAGAGATGAACCGCTCTGGAAATACCCCAATGGAAAAAGTCATCGAGGTGCGCTTGTCACGCCGCTCTGTGCTGCAGAGTTTGATGGGCGCCACAGCGGTAAACTTTATGGGCGTGGGCCTGGCGGGCTGTGGCAGCGATGACGACAATAACGACGGTGCAGCAACCGGCAGCGCCGATGCCCCGCGAGCGGGTTTTAATGCCATTCCGACCTCGCGTGCGGACACAGTAACCTTGCCTGAGGGGTACCAGTGGGCGCCGCTGATTCCGTGGGGTACGCCGATCACTGGCAGCTATCCGGATTACCGCAGTGATGGCACCAACAGCGGCGAAGAAGCGCTGCAACAAATTGGCTCTAATCACGATGGCATGCATTATTTCCCACTCAACGATTCGTCCGAGCACGGTCTGTTGGTGGTCAACCACGAATACATCGACCAACAGGTGCTGCACGCCAACCCGGCCACCAGTCTGCCATTGCCGCAAGATCATGTATTAAAAGAAATGGCGTCCCATGGTGTGTCGGTGGTCGAGGTGCAACGCGCCGCGGCGGGTGGTTCGCACTGGGAAGTGGTGCGCGGTGCCTACAATCGCCGGGTCACGGCACTGACAGAAATGGAAATGACTGGCCCGGCACGCGGCCACGATAAATTAAAAACCGTTTATAGCCCAGACGGCACGCGCACACGCGGCACCATCAATAATTGTTCCCATGGTTTTACGCCTTGGGGCACGTATTTGACCTGTGAAGAAAACTTCCGTGGCTATTTCCACAACACTGCGCAAAGCGCTGAGTCGCAACCGCGTGAACAGTCGCGTTATGGCATTGCCGATGCTGGCGATGCCGGCAGTTGGTATAACTGGGACAAAATCGACAGCCATTTACCGCGTGGCATGAGCGAGCGCTTTGATGTCAGCCCGAGTGGCGACGGCGCTAACGCCGACTACCGCAACGAGTGCAACAACTTTGGTTGGATCGTTGAAATCGACCCGTTCGACCCTAATTCGATGCCGAAAAAGCGCACGGCACTGGGACGCTTTGCTCATGAAGGCATTGTCTTTGCCCAACCAAAAGTGGGCGAGCCGGTGGTGTTTTATTCCGGCGATGACGCGCGTTTTGAATACATTTATAAATTCGTCAGTAAAGCGCTGTACCGTGAAGGCATCAGCGGCGATGAAGTGATGAACGAAGGCACGTTGTACGTGGCAAAGTTCAACGACGATGGCAGCGGAGAGTGGTTGGCGTTAGACATTAACGACGCGACTTTTCAAACCAAAGCCAGCGCCGCCAACGTCAGTTTTTCTAACCAGGGCGATGTGCTGATCAATGCGCGTACCGCTGCCGATGTCGTCGGCGCGACCCCCATGGACCGACCAGAATGGGGCGCTGTGTGCCCGCGCACTGGCATGGTGTATTTCACCTTGACCAACAATACCCGCCGGGAAGACGAGCAAACCGACGCACCCAACCCGCGCGCCAATAACAGTACCGGCCATATTATTCGCTGGTCGGAAGGCAGCGGCAGCAGTTTCAGTTGGGATATTTTCCTGCTTGGCGGGCAAAATGGTGACGGCAAAGTACTGCCCAATACCGCGCAAGAGGCGGCTTTGGATGACGGCAATCTGCTGTCCTGCCCAGATGGGTTGTGGTTTGACGACAGCGGCCTAATGTGGATTCAAACCGATATGTCGGGCTCGATGCTGGCTGGCAGCAATGCCGCTGGTGATTTTGGTAACAACCAGATGTTAGCCGCAGAACCCGATACCGGTGTGATTAAACGCTTCCTGACCGGCCCCAACAATTGCGAAGTCACGGGTGTGGTAACGACGCCCGACCGGCGTACCATGTTTGTCAACCTGCAGCACCCAGGCGGTGATTCAGAGCCTGGCGCCTTTACCAGCCATTTCCCGGCTAACGATGGCTTTAGTCGTCCGCGTTCGACCACGGTGGTGATTACCCGCAAAGACGGCGGCATCATCGGCAGCTGA
- a CDS encoding class I SAM-dependent methyltransferase produces the protein MKYNLDFSFAWSRDQHLMAACKGKSVLHIGACDSPYTERKLKEGLLLHTKLASVTDSLLGIDIDEASINYLSSQGITDVRLFDMNKMGELDFTPDIIILGEAIEHFVNFASVFENIKRIMQPHTRLFISTPNAYFINNFKNSLFGYESNHPEHTTAFTPRTLEYMLNVNGLTVDQRVATFLDRKKERWGRRMKKHSLSKFPFLCETLLYSCQRSA, from the coding sequence ATGAAGTACAACTTGGATTTTTCGTTCGCATGGTCGCGAGATCAGCACTTAATGGCTGCATGTAAGGGAAAATCCGTACTGCATATTGGCGCTTGTGACTCACCTTACACCGAGCGCAAGCTAAAAGAAGGGTTGCTGCTGCACACCAAGCTGGCATCGGTCACCGACTCTTTGCTGGGTATCGACATTGATGAAGCGTCGATTAATTATTTGTCGTCCCAGGGCATTACCGATGTTCGTCTGTTCGACATGAATAAAATGGGCGAGCTGGATTTTACGCCGGACATTATTATTCTGGGGGAGGCGATCGAGCACTTTGTTAATTTCGCTTCGGTGTTTGAAAATATTAAACGTATTATGCAGCCGCATACGCGTTTGTTTATTTCCACACCAAACGCTTACTTTATTAATAACTTTAAAAACTCGTTGTTCGGCTACGAGTCAAACCACCCTGAGCACACCACGGCCTTTACTCCGCGAACACTAGAGTACATGCTGAACGTCAATGGTCTTACGGTAGATCAACGCGTGGCGACGTTTTTGGACCGCAAGAAAGAGCGTTGGGGCCGTCGCATGAAAAAGCACTCGCTGTCCAAGTTTCCTTTTTTATGTGAAACCCTGTTGTACAGCTGCCAGCGCAGTGCCTGA
- a CDS encoding TldD/PmbA family protein yields MQALAKDTLAQLLAAGFDDARVTITESDAHELNMAHSHVSLMRSTNNQTMALLGIKDQRKVTASVSNLSADSIADVIASMVRDVATAPQDEGNAVSANQAGEFTRGPQQVDREALAKAAQQLLSARSEHYPTFQIEEAAIKHSLDTTTLVTSQNTELTSTIGSYDVSLMGSSKDEHGTSSFNYTGGAIDALPDEVIEHFELENLMANSVQETQSRLLGEKFVGDVILMPMAVMDLLGWLLEQVTDYSLISGTSVYQHAVGEQIASSLLTVRQQLQGAGVSPINAEGFVAEPLTLVDKGRLNALLPSYYGSRKLDLPHTPVSSGWAIEGGDSSRTEMVTSVSKGALVSRLSMGSPAANGDFSGVIKNSFLLENGERTTALSETMITGNVGQMLQDIVAISREVTDYGSHQLPWLKVTGLKFS; encoded by the coding sequence ATGCAAGCCTTGGCAAAAGACACTCTGGCGCAACTGCTGGCCGCCGGATTCGATGACGCCCGCGTCACCATCACCGAAAGTGATGCCCATGAGTTGAATATGGCACACAGCCACGTCAGCCTGATGCGCAGCACCAACAACCAAACCATGGCCTTGCTGGGCATTAAAGATCAGCGCAAGGTCACCGCCAGCGTGTCCAATCTGAGCGCTGACTCCATTGCGGACGTGATCGCCAGCATGGTGCGTGACGTGGCCACCGCGCCGCAGGACGAAGGCAATGCGGTATCGGCCAACCAGGCAGGCGAGTTCACTCGCGGCCCGCAGCAGGTTGATCGCGAGGCACTGGCCAAAGCAGCACAGCAGCTGCTGTCGGCCCGCAGTGAGCACTATCCGACCTTCCAAATCGAAGAAGCGGCGATCAAGCACTCACTCGACACCACCACCTTGGTGACCTCACAAAACACCGAACTGACATCGACCATCGGCAGCTACGACGTCTCGCTGATGGGCTCAAGCAAAGACGAGCATGGTACCAGCTCGTTCAATTACACCGGCGGCGCCATCGATGCCTTGCCAGACGAAGTGATTGAGCACTTTGAACTGGAAAACCTGATGGCCAACAGCGTGCAAGAAACGCAAAGTCGGCTATTGGGTGAAAAGTTTGTCGGTGACGTCATTTTGATGCCAATGGCGGTGATGGATTTGCTTGGCTGGTTGCTGGAGCAAGTCACCGACTATTCACTGATCAGCGGCACCTCAGTCTACCAGCACGCGGTGGGTGAGCAGATCGCTAGCTCCTTGCTGACGGTACGCCAACAGCTGCAAGGCGCAGGTGTGTCGCCGATCAATGCCGAAGGCTTTGTCGCCGAGCCACTGACGCTGGTGGACAAAGGCCGTCTCAACGCCCTGTTGCCGAGCTATTACGGCAGCCGCAAGTTGGACCTGCCACATACTCCGGTCAGCTCAGGCTGGGCCATCGAAGGTGGCGACAGCAGCCGCACAGAAATGGTCACCAGCGTCAGCAAAGGCGCACTGGTTAGCCGCTTGTCGATGGGCAGCCCGGCGGCCAATGGCGATTTTTCTGGCGTGATTAAAAACAGCTTCTTACTGGAAAATGGCGAGCGCACCACCGCGCTGTCGGAAACCATGATCACCGGCAACGTCGGCCAGATGCTGCAAGACATCGTCGCCATCAGCCGCGAGGTGACCGACTACGGTTCCCATCAGCTGCCTTGGCTAAAGGTGACAGGGCTGAAGTTCTCTTAA
- a CDS encoding TldD/PmbA family protein, whose product MSFTDFSNAGDYNETRFHELRKRRLVMVDGNLVSNDSTHSVGHSARVFQHGYWGFASSTQPSAANELSNLALANAKAMQLFGGKEQVLPSAAYQGEHRFQGQASWSSEQIIEWQQAVNQLVHQRYADVASVTIASMDERHDKYVQNSQGARAYNEIARGQCYIGLTVKDKDDKPVELMDIFSCKGSFGDMNLSMAHVEAKLDALYQHLMAKREAVHARGGLQTVVLAPDLAGILAHEAMGHPCEADLVLGGAVTGDLRGQRVASDLVTMMDFAHSYNGQELLVPVYADDEGTPAEDVALIKDGILTDFMHNRETAAQFGNRATGNARAYAPDDEPLIRMRNTAILPGSSKLEEMLADVEDGYYLLKTGNGQADTTTEFMFGVTLGYEIKNGKLGRAIKDTTMSGSAIKMLQSVDAVSDDMYWECSGYCGKKQPMVVSMGGPAIRAKAQLGGE is encoded by the coding sequence ATGTCTTTCACTGATTTTTCTAATGCGGGCGATTACAACGAAACCCGCTTCCATGAGCTGCGCAAACGTCGCCTGGTCATGGTTGATGGCAACCTGGTGTCTAACGACAGCACCCACAGCGTTGGCCATTCCGCACGTGTTTTCCAGCATGGCTATTGGGGCTTTGCTTCCTCAACGCAGCCCAGCGCTGCCAATGAACTGAGCAACCTGGCGTTGGCCAATGCCAAGGCCATGCAGCTGTTTGGTGGCAAAGAGCAGGTTTTGCCGTCAGCCGCTTATCAGGGTGAACACCGCTTTCAGGGCCAAGCCAGTTGGAGTAGCGAGCAAATCATCGAGTGGCAGCAAGCGGTAAACCAGCTGGTGCACCAGCGCTATGCCGATGTTGCCTCAGTGACCATTGCCTCAATGGACGAACGCCACGACAAGTACGTGCAAAACAGCCAAGGTGCGCGGGCTTACAACGAAATTGCCCGTGGCCAGTGTTACATCGGCCTGACCGTCAAAGACAAAGACGACAAGCCGGTCGAGTTGATGGACATATTCAGCTGCAAAGGCAGCTTTGGTGACATGAACTTGTCCATGGCCCATGTCGAAGCAAAGCTCGACGCTCTGTACCAACACCTGATGGCCAAGCGCGAAGCCGTGCATGCCCGTGGCGGCTTGCAAACGGTGGTATTGGCACCAGATTTAGCGGGCATTTTGGCCCACGAAGCCATGGGTCACCCGTGTGAAGCAGACCTAGTGCTGGGTGGTGCCGTCACCGGCGATTTACGCGGCCAACGCGTCGCCAGCGATCTGGTCACCATGATGGATTTCGCCCACAGCTACAACGGCCAGGAGCTGCTGGTGCCGGTATATGCTGACGACGAAGGCACCCCGGCCGAGGACGTGGCACTGATCAAAGACGGCATACTCACCGACTTTATGCACAACCGCGAAACCGCGGCACAGTTTGGCAATCGTGCGACCGGCAACGCTCGTGCCTACGCGCCAGACGACGAGCCGCTGATTCGTATGCGTAATACCGCCATTTTGCCGGGCAGCAGCAAGCTGGAAGAGATGCTGGCCGACGTTGAAGACGGTTACTACCTGCTGAAAACCGGCAACGGCCAGGCCGACACCACCACCGAGTTTATGTTCGGCGTGACGCTGGGCTATGAGATCAAAAACGGCAAATTGGGTCGCGCTATCAAAGACACCACCATGTCAGGTTCGGCGATCAAGATGCTGCAATCGGTGGATGCGGTATCCGACGATATGTATTGGGAATGCTCTGGTTACTGTGGCAAGAAACAACCCATGGTGGTCTCCATGGGTGGTCCAGCCATTCGTGCCAAAGCACAATTGGGAGGTGAATAA
- a CDS encoding DUF4870 family protein — MNEVVEHDSPEPPGNVPSKDSDKIQIVYILYLLGLVIGITGIVGVMMAYIYKGDAPEWEQTHYRFQIRTFWIGLLFMVVGGILTFVGIGVLLYFAWLIWLIVRCVKGMKYLSNKQAVPEPGTWMF; from the coding sequence ATGAACGAAGTAGTAGAACACGACAGTCCTGAACCGCCAGGCAATGTGCCATCGAAGGACTCGGATAAAATCCAAATCGTTTACATCTTATACCTGCTGGGGCTGGTGATTGGCATCACAGGGATTGTGGGGGTGATGATGGCGTATATCTATAAAGGTGATGCACCTGAGTGGGAGCAAACGCATTATCGCTTCCAGATCCGCACGTTTTGGATAGGTCTGCTGTTTATGGTGGTCGGCGGTATTTTAACCTTTGTCGGGATTGGCGTTTTACTCTATTTTGCTTGGCTGATCTGGTTAATTGTTCGCTGCGTTAAAGGCATGAAATATCTGAGCAATAAACAAGCCGTGCCCGAGCCTGGAACTTGGATGTTTTAA
- a CDS encoding DUF6929 family protein, producing the protein MLKVLKSYNSSAFSVCSQRALTAGCLLSLAVSSVAFAGNQPGTDEGKSSGSIEQLAVQSFTQLDNLPSVSAQCWLAPTLYAVGDDSPAIYALNKNLSIQHQLALSEHPAQPNGRVSGDIKADLEACQQFEHEGRTLLVMLGSGTATDTRERALLFYPDNGEQRWVNIRPFYRDLRRVVGFDNTQFINIEGLMNYNGRVYLLSRGSHGPNVLFSLHESDWLEYLTGEQTELPAATAQTVTLPALAEREATLSGATYHAASQHVFFTASVDKHDDGGIIGSLLLALPANQLSDAPQLDLSNFSYHLVYQQKPLASKVESVVITDYQQGHFKGILAADNDDGSSQFMHFSWSSN; encoded by the coding sequence ATGTTGAAAGTTTTAAAAAGTTATAACAGCAGCGCCTTCTCGGTGTGCTCCCAGCGTGCTCTGACAGCTGGGTGTTTGCTTAGCCTTGCTGTCAGCTCTGTGGCGTTTGCCGGCAATCAGCCGGGTACGGACGAGGGCAAATCATCAGGCAGTATAGAGCAGCTGGCTGTTCAATCTTTCACACAGCTCGACAATTTGCCGTCGGTATCCGCGCAATGCTGGTTAGCTCCAACCTTATATGCGGTGGGCGATGATTCGCCAGCAATCTATGCGCTAAATAAAAACTTATCTATCCAGCATCAGCTAGCTTTATCGGAACATCCTGCACAGCCCAACGGTCGTGTATCTGGTGACATTAAAGCTGATTTGGAGGCTTGCCAGCAGTTTGAGCATGAGGGGAGGACTTTGCTGGTGATGCTCGGGTCTGGCACAGCGACGGATACGCGGGAGCGAGCGTTGCTATTTTATCCGGACAATGGCGAACAACGTTGGGTCAACATAAGGCCGTTTTACCGCGATTTACGTCGGGTAGTGGGTTTTGACAATACTCAGTTTATTAATATCGAAGGATTAATGAACTACAACGGGCGCGTGTATCTACTTAGCCGCGGGTCGCATGGGCCAAATGTGCTGTTCTCGTTGCATGAAAGTGATTGGCTGGAATACTTGACTGGAGAGCAGACAGAACTGCCAGCTGCGACGGCGCAAACCGTTACTTTGCCTGCGCTGGCTGAACGTGAAGCGACCTTATCGGGGGCTACCTATCATGCGGCCAGTCAGCATGTGTTTTTTACCGCGTCGGTAGACAAACACGATGACGGCGGCATCATCGGTAGTTTACTGTTGGCATTGCCTGCCAATCAGTTGAGTGACGCTCCGCAATTGGACTTATCGAATTTTTCCTATCACTTGGTTTATCAGCAAAAGCCTTTGGCCAGCAAAGTGGAGTCGGTGGTGATCACAGACTATCAGCAAGGCCATTTCAAAGGAATTTTGGCCGCTGACAATGACGACGGAAGCAGTCAGTTTATGCACTTCTCATGGTCGTCTAACTGA
- a CDS encoding response regulator transcription factor has protein sequence MHVLLVEDDDETAAFIERGLQEAGHSMTHEATANAGLISAAAQNYDVIVFDRLLPGMDGLDAVRVLRQSGVTAPILLLTALDGIDDRVKGLEAGADDYLVKPFAFAELYARLRALARRQPLLEETQRRQIADLVLERTTQLVTRAGRRLELLPREYRILDYLMAHEGQIVTRTMLLETIWGFQFDPKTSLVQTHMSRLRNKVDKPFACDLIHTVRGAGYVISAPD, from the coding sequence GTGCACGTACTGCTGGTGGAAGACGACGACGAGACCGCAGCCTTTATTGAACGAGGCTTGCAGGAGGCGGGGCATTCGATGACCCATGAGGCAACCGCCAATGCTGGTTTAATCAGTGCTGCTGCGCAAAATTATGATGTCATCGTTTTTGACCGGCTGCTGCCCGGTATGGACGGCTTAGATGCCGTGCGTGTCTTGCGACAATCCGGCGTAACCGCCCCCATTTTATTGCTAACGGCGCTGGATGGTATTGACGATCGCGTCAAAGGGTTAGAAGCCGGTGCCGATGATTATCTGGTCAAACCCTTTGCATTTGCCGAACTCTACGCTCGTTTGCGTGCTCTGGCTCGGCGCCAGCCTTTGTTAGAAGAAACCCAGCGGCGGCAAATTGCCGACTTGGTATTGGAGCGCACCACGCAATTGGTCACCCGAGCTGGACGGCGCTTGGAATTGCTGCCGCGCGAATACCGCATCCTGGATTATTTAATGGCCCACGAAGGTCAGATTGTTACCCGTACCATGTTGCTGGAAACCATCTGGGGGTTTCAGTTTGACCCTAAAACCAGCTTGGTCCAAACCCATATGAGCCGGTTGCGGAATAAGGTCGACAAACCCTTTGCTTGCGATTTAATTCACACCGTGCGAGGGGCGGGTTATGTCATCTCCGCTCCCGATTAA
- a CDS encoding sensor histidine kinase: MSSPLPIKWWRSSTFWRSLLTNLTQLGLLLLLLWVLFFAYRWQQLTDIEHSLQDTVDEWQSLVQEEGVEALVDDLRWDGEALWRSQWLSEAIEEEHVIVRVVDEEDRTLAGYAELYAEEDGWNDGLLEQEGGWDGHPLRLLSEPIDDTGINIIGARLLPAELMAWQNVLQALSLLLAIFALPLAAIAAWWSSRVVLRRLQALSQAVSQVGDGQLQQRVELHGHGDEFDASAQAINDMLQRIQLLTRNLESVSVGAAHDLKTPVSNLAGRLQLMQRDIHNVDALQEHIERSHDHIDTLLKTLSALLRLGEVEAGRRRAAFQTVDMSALAEDLADSMSPLFEEADKHFQCDIAAQLQVRGDGDLLTQLLINLLENALEHSRDGAQVFLRLAVTGRCVCLDVGDDGPGIPESVGERIFERFHRLDHSRHSAGNGLGLALVKSIAELHDGHASLAASKPGAVFRIELPLLEEGNEPA; the protein is encoded by the coding sequence ATGTCATCTCCGCTCCCGATTAAGTGGTGGCGCTCTTCCACATTTTGGCGCTCGCTGTTAACCAACCTGACTCAGCTGGGGTTGCTGCTGTTACTGTTATGGGTATTGTTTTTTGCTTATCGCTGGCAGCAATTAACCGACATCGAACACTCGTTGCAAGATACTGTTGATGAATGGCAAAGCCTGGTACAGGAAGAGGGTGTTGAGGCATTGGTCGATGATCTGCGCTGGGATGGCGAGGCATTGTGGCGATCGCAATGGTTGAGCGAGGCGATCGAAGAAGAGCACGTCATTGTGCGTGTGGTAGATGAAGAAGACCGCACCTTGGCAGGATATGCCGAGCTGTATGCCGAAGAAGACGGCTGGAACGATGGTCTGTTGGAACAGGAAGGCGGCTGGGACGGACACCCGCTAAGGCTATTATCTGAGCCGATTGATGACACCGGTATCAACATTATCGGTGCGCGGTTACTGCCCGCTGAGCTGATGGCTTGGCAGAATGTGTTACAGGCGCTGTCGCTGCTGCTAGCGATATTCGCGCTGCCCCTTGCTGCTATTGCTGCGTGGTGGTCAAGTCGCGTGGTGCTAAGGCGCTTACAGGCTCTGTCGCAGGCGGTGTCGCAAGTGGGTGACGGACAGCTGCAACAACGTGTTGAGCTTCATGGGCATGGCGATGAATTTGATGCCTCGGCACAAGCGATTAACGACATGCTGCAACGCATTCAACTGCTAACGCGCAATTTAGAAAGTGTTTCTGTTGGTGCGGCGCATGATTTAAAAACCCCAGTGTCAAATCTGGCCGGGCGGTTGCAATTGATGCAACGGGACATACACAACGTCGATGCTTTGCAAGAGCACATTGAGCGCTCACACGATCATATCGATACCTTATTAAAAACCCTCAGTGCTTTGCTGCGTTTGGGAGAAGTGGAAGCCGGCAGGCGCCGAGCCGCGTTTCAAACGGTTGATATGTCGGCGTTGGCTGAGGATCTGGCCGATAGCATGTCGCCTTTATTCGAAGAAGCGGACAAACATTTTCAATGCGATATTGCGGCGCAACTGCAGGTGCGCGGCGATGGCGATTTATTAACTCAATTATTGATTAACTTGCTGGAAAATGCGCTGGAGCACAGCCGCGACGGCGCGCAGGTTTTTCTGCGCTTGGCAGTTACCGGGCGTTGTGTTTGCTTGGACGTGGGCGATGATGGCCCTGGTATTCCTGAATCCGTAGGTGAGCGCATTTTTGAGCGCTTTCATCGGCTGGATCACAGTCGTCACTCGGCCGGTAATGGCCTAGGTTTGGCGTTGGTGAAGTCGATTGCTGAGTTGCACGATGGCCACGCCAGTTTGGCGGCCAGCAAACCCGGTGCGGTATTCCGTATCGAGCTGCCGTTGCTTGAGGAAGGTAATGAGCCAGCCTGA
- a CDS encoding DUF1800 domain-containing protein produces the protein MRWKFQSVTPLLATFLCALMLIGCGAGSDSAGTDLPDSSSPDSSSPDSTSPDNSAPDGSSGSDTSLAFADRASTARFLTQATFGPTPNQLDSLTGSSPSAWFRQQLQLPMSSANAYRVDALRQLNLDQDNEEVEDTLFDWYGNTATMAFWRHALGGQDQLRQRMAFALSQILVVSDAGGEQLADHPASMTYYQDLMNKHALGNYRALLEDVTYSPAMGYYLTYMGNRKGDPGTGRMPDENYARELLQLFTIGLYELNSDGSVRLGADGKPLETYTNADITGLARVFTGLNMGWDDDTKADLEESSFEQINAVWSQPMRVFAEDHSELEKRFLTTVIPVGTNAQASISQALDGIFSHPNLGPFIGRQLIQRLVTSNPTPQYVARVAQTFDQGSYRLPDGSVVGSGQRGDLAATAAAILFDSEARDPAARQQASFGKVREPVLRFTAWARAFGLDTMEPEYLPVLWHMADAESLSQHPYRSPSVFNFFRPGYVAPGTVTGAQGLMAPELQIVNSASTPGYINTMAWFVFNEHLEEFEESLETFGSVGLPFDANQAVAKARANYSDISTASVDDIINQLAERLTFSELSLDTRERIRTIVQLLPQDDPEWRVAMAAFLVTTSADFLVQR, from the coding sequence ATGCGATGGAAATTCCAATCTGTCACGCCGCTGCTGGCAACTTTTTTATGTGCTTTGATGCTCATCGGCTGCGGTGCTGGCAGCGACTCAGCAGGCACTGACTTACCAGATAGCAGCTCACCAGATAGCAGCTCGCCCGATAGCACGTCACCGGATAACAGTGCACCGGACGGTTCATCGGGTAGCGATACCAGTCTGGCGTTTGCCGATCGAGCTTCGACTGCGCGCTTTTTGACTCAGGCGACCTTTGGGCCAACGCCCAATCAATTAGACAGTCTCACCGGCAGTAGCCCATCGGCTTGGTTTCGTCAGCAGCTACAACTGCCGATGTCGTCCGCCAATGCCTATCGGGTGGATGCGTTACGGCAGCTGAATTTAGATCAGGACAACGAAGAGGTAGAAGACACCTTATTTGATTGGTACGGCAATACCGCCACCATGGCGTTTTGGCGCCACGCACTGGGCGGTCAGGATCAGTTGCGCCAGCGTATGGCGTTTGCGTTATCACAAATATTGGTGGTGTCGGACGCTGGCGGTGAGCAGCTGGCGGATCATCCGGCTTCCATGACCTATTACCAGGATTTAATGAACAAACATGCGCTGGGCAATTACCGAGCGCTGTTAGAAGACGTCACCTATTCACCGGCCATGGGTTATTACCTGACTTATATGGGCAACCGCAAAGGCGACCCCGGCACGGGTCGAATGCCGGACGAAAACTACGCGCGCGAATTATTGCAGCTATTTACCATTGGTTTGTACGAATTAAATAGTGATGGCTCGGTGCGCTTGGGCGCCGATGGCAAACCACTGGAAACCTACACCAACGCTGACATCACTGGTTTGGCACGCGTGTTCACTGGTCTGAACATGGGCTGGGATGACGACACCAAGGCGGATTTGGAAGAATCGTCGTTTGAGCAAATCAATGCCGTGTGGAGTCAGCCTATGCGCGTCTTTGCGGAAGACCATTCGGAGCTGGAAAAACGTTTTTTAACCACCGTGATTCCGGTGGGTACCAACGCCCAAGCAAGTATATCCCAGGCGTTAGATGGTATTTTTTCTCACCCTAATCTAGGGCCCTTTATTGGTCGACAGTTGATTCAACGCTTGGTGACCAGCAATCCCACACCGCAATACGTGGCGCGAGTGGCACAAACTTTTGATCAAGGCAGTTATCGTCTACCGGATGGCAGTGTGGTGGGCAGTGGTCAACGTGGTGATTTGGCAGCCACGGCAGCGGCGATTTTATTTGATAGCGAAGCGCGTGATCCGGCTGCTCGCCAGCAAGCAAGCTTTGGCAAAGTGCGTGAGCCAGTGCTGAGGTTTACGGCTTGGGCGCGTGCCTTTGGCCTAGATACCATGGAGCCTGAGTATTTGCCGGTGTTGTGGCACATGGCCGATGCCGAAAGTTTATCCCAGCACCCTTATCGCTCACCGTCGGTGTTTAATTTCTTTCGTCCAGGCTACGTGGCGCCGGGTACCGTCACCGGTGCTCAGGGGCTTATGGCGCCTGAATTGCAAATCGTTAATTCGGCTTCCACGCCTGGGTATATCAATACCATGGCCTGGTTTGTATTTAACGAACATTTAGAAGAGTTTGAAGAGTCTCTCGAAACCTTTGGCTCCGTCGGTCTTCCTTTTGATGCCAATCAAGCCGTTGCCAAGGCGCGGGCGAATTATAGTGATATTTCTACCGCTTCGGTTGATGACATCATTAATCAACTGGCCGAGCGTTTGACGTTTTCTGAGCTGAGCCTTGATACCCGCGAGCGCATTCGCACCATAGTTCAATTATTGCCGCAGGACGACCCGGAATGGCGAGTGGCCATGGCGGCATTTTTGGTGACCACATCGGCCGATTTTCTGGTTCAACGATAA